The following proteins come from a genomic window of Sesamum indicum cultivar Zhongzhi No. 13 linkage group LG10, S_indicum_v1.0, whole genome shotgun sequence:
- the LOC105172027 gene encoding uncharacterized protein LOC105172027, whose amino-acid sequence MEGMKETATAYYERAGEEENDSAVEFFRNLDVNGDGRVGRFELKRSSIGSWLSNNKVFKQCDGNLDFYESLAVSITWRSARAHYCTGSPEALQALAYVFFETMNRNGDGRVVLSEFLTFMQHEGYSQMRSPYFFNELDLDGNGV is encoded by the exons ATGGAAGGGATGAAAGAAACAGCGACAGCCTACTACGAGAGGGCGGGCGAAGAGGAAAATGATTCGGCAGTAGAGTTCTTCAGAAATCTAGATGTGAATGGCGACGGAAGAGTCGGTCGCTTCGAACTGAAGAGATCCTCCATCGGCTCCTGGTTGTCGAACAACAAAGTGTTCAAACAATGCGATGGAAACCTGGACTTTTACGAATCTTTAGCTGTATCTATTACATG GAGATCCGCAAGAGCCCATTATTGTACGGGCTCTCCAGAAGCACTCCAGGCTTTGGCATATGTGTTTTTCGAAACAATGAACAGAAATGGAGACGGCAGGGTAGTCCTGTCGGAGTTCTTAACGTTCATGCAGCACGAAGGCTACTCACAGATGCGTAGCCCTTACTTCTTCAATGAACTAGATCTAGATGGTAATGGCGTTTAA
- the LOC105171811 gene encoding LOW QUALITY PROTEIN: auxin-responsive protein IAA13 (The sequence of the model RefSeq protein was modified relative to this genomic sequence to represent the inferred CDS: inserted 1 base in 1 codon) produces MESSLGFLGGGGGGGGTGLSCEQTSKVGKDYMGMSKEAGLELGLGLSLGNSGGGGGGGGGGGEGKGSAWGEYGRILTAKDFPNGFSSGRTGNGGGXAADCVDEGSASAAVSQVVGWPPIRAYRMNTLCNQSKITANADQQDKGVCGDENNENSKKKINHGNDERGHLGFVKVNMDGLPIGRKVDLNAHKSYETLAKTLEEMFFKPSLTTRGGKEQPIQPPKLLDGSSEFVLTYEDKEGDWMLVGDVPWGMFLNTVKRLRIMRTSEANGLAPKFQEKSEKQKGKPI; encoded by the exons ATGGAATCATCTCTGGGCTTCCTAGGCGGCGGGGGTGGTGGTGGGGGGACGGGGTTGTCGTGTGAGCAGACGTCGAAGGTTGGAAAAGACTACATGGGCATGTCAAAAGAAGCTGGACTTGAGTTGGGGCTGGGGCTGAGTCTTGGAAATAGCggtggcggcggcggcgggggggggggggggggggaggggaaGGGTTCTGCATGGGGCGAGTATGGGAGGATATTGACTGCAAAGGACTTTCCTAATGGATTTTCGTCTGGTAGAACTGGCAATGGTGGTG ACGCTGCTGATTGTGTTGATGAGGGATCTGCTTCTGCTGCTGTCAG TCAGGTTGTGGGATGGCCTCCTATAAGGGCTTACAGGATGAACACCTTGTGTAATCAATCAAAGATTACTGCAAATGCTGATCAACAAGACAAAGGAGTTTGCGGGGACGAAAACAACGAGAACTCCAAGAAGAAAATCAACCACGGTAACGACGAACGAGGCCATCTTGGATTTGTGAAGGTGAATATGGATGGCTTGCCGATTGGACGGAAGGTGGATTTGAATGCTCATAAGAGCTATGAAACTCTAGCAAAAACGTTGGAGGAGATGTTCTTCAAGCCATCCCTAACGACCC GTGGAGGAAAGGAGCAACCGATACAACCTCCGAAGCTTTTGGATGGATCATCCGAGTTTGTGCTCACGTACGAGGATAAAGAAGGCGACTGGATGCTCGTTGGAGATGTTCCGTGGGG GATGTTTCTGAACACGGTGAAACGACTCAGAATCATGAGAACATCCGAGGCTAATGGGCTCG CTCCAAAGTTCCAAGAAAAGAGTGAAAAGCAAAAGGGCAAACCAATATAA
- the LOC105171812 gene encoding 3-isopropylmalate dehydratase large subunit, chloroplastic produces MASSAITPSSSFLADKKDGIGGFSAFRRQPPFPRSAQVSKRKVSKKIASVMAPQQSERKPSTTGAVKTGMTMTEKILARASEKTQLVPGENVWVNVDILMTHDVCGPGSIGIFKREFGENAKVWDREKVVIIPDHYIFTTDERANRNVDILRDFCTEQNIKYFYDIKDLGNFKANPDYKGVCHVALAQEGHCRPGEVLLGTDSHTCTAGAFGQFATGIGNTDAGFVLGTGKLLLKVPPTLRFVMDGEMPDYLLAKDLILQIIGEISVAGATYKAMEFVGSTVESLTMEERLTLCNMVVEAGGKNGIIPADSTTYKYLEDKTSLPYEPVVSDGDARFLSEYRFDISKLEPVVAKPHSPDNRALARECKDVKIDRVYIGSCTGGKTEDFMAAAKLFLASGKKVKVPTFLVPATQKVWMDIYSLPVPGSGGKTCSQIFEEAGCDTPASPSCGACLGGPRDTYARMNEPQVCVSTTNRNFPGRMGHKEGQIYLASPYTAAASALTGFVTDPREFLQ; encoded by the exons ATGGCTTCATCTGCTATCACTCCCAGCTCCTCGTTCCTTGCCGACAAG AAAGATGGGATTGGCGGGTTTTCAGCTTTCCGCAGGCAGCCTCCATTTCCACGTTCTGCGCAGGTTTCCAAGAGGAAGGTCTCCAAGAAAATAGCGTCTGTAATGGCACCTCAGCAATCTGAGAGAAAACCGTCAACAACGGGGGCG GTCAAGACTGGGATGACTATGACTGAGAAGATACTGGCAAGAGCTTCGGAGAAAACCCAGTTGGTACCTGGGGAGAATGTTTGGGTGAACGTGGATATTTTGATGACACATGATGTTTGTGGCCCTGGTTCCATTGGGATCTTCAAGAGAGAGTTTGGAGAAAATGCAAAG GTCTGGGACCGTGAGAAAGTTGTAATAATTCCAGATCATTATATCTTCACCACTGATGAAAGAGCAAATCGGAATGTAGACATCTTGAGGGATTTCTGTACTGAGCAAAATATTAAGTACTTTTATGACATTAAAGATCTAGGAAATTTCAAG GCAAATCCCGATTATAAAGGTGTGTGCCATGTAGCTCTTGCCCAAGAAGGTCATTGCCGACCTGGAGAG GTCTTGCTGGGGACCGACTCTCACACATGTACTGCTGGAGCATTTGGTCAATTTGCCACTGGAATTGGAAATACTGATGCAGGTTTTGTGCTGGGTACTGGAAAGCTTTTGCTGAAG GTTCCTCCAACTCTGAGATTCGTGATGGATGGTGAAATGCCTGATTATCTGCTTGCCAAAGATTTGATTTTGCAA ATTATTGGTGAAATTTCAGTGGCTGGTGCAACATATAAAGCCATGGAATTTGTCGGCTCTACAGTTGAAAGTTTAACA ATGGAAGAAAGACTGACATTATGCAACATGGTTGTCGAAGCTGGTGGTAAAAATGGTATCATCCCTGCTGATAGTACCACGTATAAATATCTTGAG GATAAGACATCTCTGCCATATGAACCAGTTGTCAGTGATGGAGATGCAAG aTTTCTTTCAGAGTACAGATTTGATATCTCGAAGTTGGAGCCTGTGGTGGCTAAG CCTCATTCTCCAGATAATCGTGCTTTAGCCAGAGAATGCAAAGATGTGAAAATTGACAGAGTATATATTGGATCTTGCACTGGTGGAAAAACAGAGGATTTCATGGCGGCTGCTAAATTATTTCTTGCTTCG GGGAAGAAGGTTAAAGTCCCAACATTCCTCGTTCCTGCTACACAGAAG GTTTGGATGGATATATATAGCCTTCCAGTACCAGGATCTGGTGGGAAAACTTGCTCACAGATATTTGAGGAAGCCGGTTGTGATACACCAGCAAGCCCTAGTTGCGGTGCGTGCTTGGGAGGTCCAAGAGACACTTATGCACGCATGAACGAGCCTCAG GTCTGTGTTTCAACGACGAATAGGAATTTCCCTGGTCGTATGGGCCACAAAGAAGGGCAGATTTATCTAGCTTCTCCATATACAGCTGCAGCATCTGCATTGACTGGTTTTGTTACTGATCCACGAGAATTTTTGCAGTAA
- the LOC105172030 gene encoding uncharacterized protein LOC105172030, giving the protein MEGMREIATAYYERASDEEKESAEEFFRNLDVNGDGRVSLLELKRSVGSWLSNENVFKQLDENGDGTLDFYEVLAVYYMVNKVNLLVCSGCWGLLVGPYFSCLLCLGKSPDTFDLCCTCYRRGTVAHEHSSKYLLDHHSLLAVLRDRSKEAEKSQGKKEMEELREIARAHYRAGSPEVQALAYEFFKTMDTNGDGRVDLSEFLTFMRQEGYSQMRSPYFFNELDHDGNGALDFSEVMTLYYIIKSGRPFCDGCGNFIPGIFFSCVECFKNPQRSFNLCRDCYRSTKCNHNHDGRVQFLDNYTLLEAKRDEDLAQSAGVNSNEPWITSSNAIVPRPQSNMYINTTYPTYNTYIVHPPTPSHNYSTAIVPASTTDKWRLALKAFEVALSIGSISTTLCTIL; this is encoded by the exons ATGGAAGGGATGAGAGAAATAGCGACGGCCTACTACGAGAGAGCGAGCGACGAGGAAAAAGAATCGGCAGAAGAGTTCTTCAGGAACCTAGACGTCAACGGCGACGGAAGAGTCAGCCTCCTCGAACTGAAGAGGTCCGTGGGCTCCTGGTTGTCGAATGAGAACGTCTTTAAACAACTCGACGAAAATGGCGACGGAACCCTGGATTTTTACGAAGTTTTAGCGGTATATTACATGGTAAATAAAGTGAACCTGCTGGTTTGCAGTGGCTGCTGGGGTTTACTCGTCGGCCCGTACTTTTCTTGCTTGTTGTGTCTGGGAAAGAGCCCTGATACCTTTGATCTATGCTGCACTTGTTACCGTCGCGGAACCGTCGCCCACGAGCACTCGTCCAAGTACTTGTTGGATCATCATTCTCTGCTCGCCGTGCTGAGAGATCGTAGCAAAGAGGCAGAAAAAAGTCAAGGCAAG AAAGAGATGGAAGAACTGCGGGAGATCGCAAGAGCCCACTATCGAGCAGGTTCTCCAGAAGTCCAGGCTTTGGCGTATGAGTTTTTCAAAACAATGGACACGAATGGAGACGGTAGGGTAGACCTGTCGGAGTTCTTAACGTTCATGCGACAGGAAGGCTACTCACAAATGCGTAGTCCTTACTTCTTCAATGAACTAGACCATGATGGTAACGGTGCTCTAGACTTCTCGGAGGTGATGACACTATACTACATCATTAAAAGTGGACGACCATTTTGTGATGGATGCGGAAACTTTATACCTGGAATATTTTTCTCATGTGTCGAGTGCTTTAAGAATCCTCAACGCTCGTTTAATTTGTGCCGTGATTGTTATCGCTCTACCAAATGTAACCACAATCACGATGGCCGGGTTCAATTTTTGGACAACTACACGTTGCTAGAAGCCAAAAGGGATGAAGATCTTGCGCAATCTGCAGGCGTAAACTCAAATGAG CCATGGATTACTTCCTCAAATGCGATCGTTCCAAGGCCGCAGAGTAACATGTACATAAATACTACTTATCCGACTTATAACACATACATCGTTCATCCTCCAACTCCGAGCCATAATTATTCGACTGCAATCGTTCCTGCATCCACCACG gACAAATGGAGATTGGCACTCAAAGCATTCGAGGTAGCACTCAGCATTGGGAGTATTTCCACCACACTGTGTACAATCCTGTAA